The following proteins come from a genomic window of Halorussus halophilus:
- a CDS encoding acyl-CoA carboxylase subunit beta, whose amino-acid sequence MEDKLAELREKRREALKGGGEDRIESQHEKGKMTARERIDYFLDDGTFNEFDQLRTHRSHNFGMEEKQISGDGVVTGYGEVNGRKTFVFAHDFTVFGGSLGEVFAEKVTKVMDKAVEVGAPVIGLNDSAGARIQEGVSSLAGYAEIFRRNTEASGVVPQISAIMGPCAGGAVYSPAITDFTFMVKDTSHMFITGPDVIKTVTGEEVTFEELGGAKTHESTSGVAHFAEDSEEDALDNIRRLLSYLPQNNVEDPPRVEPWDDPERQDEELESIVPDEPKKPYDMERVIDGVVDEDSFFEVQEGYAKNIVIGFARLDGRSVGIVANQPRVNAGTLDIESSEKGSRFVRFCDSFNIPIVTFVDVPGFMPGTDQEHGGIIRHGAKLLYAYSEATVPLLTVITRKAYGGAYDVMASKHIGADVNYAWPTAEIAVMGPQGAVNILYSDELEEADDTEARRQELIDEYREEFANPYTAADRGFVDDVLEPTETRPRLIDDLEMLASKRDEQPDKKHGNIPL is encoded by the coding sequence ATGGAAGACAAGCTAGCGGAGTTGCGCGAGAAACGCCGGGAAGCCCTGAAGGGCGGCGGCGAGGACCGCATCGAGTCCCAGCACGAGAAGGGCAAGATGACCGCGCGCGAGCGCATCGACTACTTCCTCGACGACGGCACCTTCAACGAGTTCGACCAACTGCGGACCCACCGGAGCCACAACTTCGGCATGGAGGAAAAGCAGATTTCCGGCGACGGCGTCGTCACGGGCTACGGCGAGGTCAACGGTCGCAAGACGTTCGTCTTCGCCCACGACTTTACCGTCTTCGGTGGTTCTCTCGGTGAGGTGTTCGCCGAGAAGGTCACGAAGGTCATGGACAAGGCCGTCGAAGTCGGTGCGCCCGTCATCGGCCTGAACGACTCGGCCGGAGCAAGAATTCAGGAGGGCGTCTCCTCGCTGGCTGGCTACGCCGAAATCTTCCGGCGGAACACAGAGGCGAGCGGCGTGGTACCCCAGATTTCGGCCATCATGGGACCGTGCGCTGGCGGTGCGGTCTACTCGCCCGCGATTACGGACTTCACCTTCATGGTGAAAGACACCAGTCACATGTTCATCACCGGGCCGGACGTCATCAAGACGGTCACGGGCGAGGAGGTCACCTTCGAGGAGTTGGGCGGCGCGAAGACCCACGAATCGACCTCCGGCGTCGCGCACTTCGCGGAGGACAGCGAGGAAGACGCACTCGACAACATCCGCCGACTCCTCTCGTATCTCCCGCAGAACAACGTCGAAGACCCGCCACGCGTCGAACCGTGGGACGACCCCGAGAGACAGGACGAGGAACTCGAATCCATCGTCCCGGACGAGCCGAAGAAGCCCTACGACATGGAACGAGTCATCGACGGCGTCGTAGACGAAGACTCCTTCTTCGAGGTGCAGGAAGGCTACGCGAAGAACATCGTCATCGGCTTCGCGCGCCTCGACGGCCGCTCGGTCGGCATCGTCGCCAACCAGCCACGAGTCAACGCGGGCACACTCGACATCGAGTCCAGCGAGAAAGGCTCGCGGTTCGTCCGCTTCTGTGACTCGTTCAACATCCCAATCGTCACCTTCGTGGACGTGCCCGGCTTCATGCCCGGCACGGACCAGGAACACGGCGGCATCATCCGACACGGCGCGAAACTGCTCTACGCGTACTCGGAAGCCACCGTCCCGCTCCTCACCGTAATCACGCGGAAAGCCTACGGCGGAGCCTACGACGTGATGGCCTCCAAGCACATCGGCGCTGACGTGAACTACGCGTGGCCGACCGCCGAAATCGCAGTGATGGGGCCGCAGGGTGCGGTGAACATCCTCTACAGCGACGAACTGGAGGAGGCCGACGACACCGAGGCGCGCCGACAGGAACTCATCGACGAGTACCGAGAGGAGTTCGCCAACCCCTACACGGCCGCCGACCGCGGCTTCGTAGACGACGTGCTCGAGCCGACGGAGACTCGCCCGCGACTGATAGACGACCTCGAAATGCTCGCCAGCAAGCGCGACGAGCAACCGGACAAGAAACATGGCAACATCCCGCTCTGA
- a CDS encoding acc operon protein, whose amino-acid sequence MATSRSEEREDGAAGSDADSTTADPLADVNLTLPDNASEEEAAAIAAAIGAHLRDQELAAQEGEEEETWDGKRWAFAGKLRGLQGRAGRVPTSAPTDAWSASGRTDRF is encoded by the coding sequence ATGGCAACATCCCGCTCTGAGGAACGTGAGGACGGGGCGGCGGGGTCCGACGCCGACTCCACGACTGCCGACCCGCTCGCGGACGTGAACCTCACGCTCCCCGACAACGCCAGCGAGGAAGAGGCAGCGGCGATAGCTGCTGCTATCGGGGCGCATCTCCGAGACCAAGAACTGGCCGCGCAGGAGGGTGAGGAAGAAGAGACGTGGGACGGCAAGCGATGGGCGTTCGCCGGGAAGTTGCGCGGGCTTCAGGGCCGCGCTGGGCGTGTGCCGACGAGTGCGCCGACTGATGCGTGGTCGGCTTCGGGACGGACGGATAGGTTCTAG